The Cotesia glomerata isolate CgM1 linkage group LG9, MPM_Cglom_v2.3, whole genome shotgun sequence region ATTTTGTGTTggtaaaatacttttttgagGTCAAAAATGTCAAACAATAGCCCCAAATTCTGAGTCAATAGATGTAACAGAGTAAAACAGCATATTCATAatctcaaacatttttttaaattacaatatcaACAACTTGTTTAGATTTCTCTCAAATAacattcaaattaataaattaatagataaaataCAATTCAACAACGTCTATCTGTCAAGTGCGTTTACAACTGTGTTTACATCTATtgactttttaaaaactaGACGAGGATGCTAACCATAAGAGTAACTATTgctattttcatttatttttgttttatatgtCAAATATTggtattaactaaaaattatttttttgatttttagtttgcCTGATGAAGCTGAAATAAATCAGCGAAACGTTgcaattcttataatttaatatcttcaTTTATTGTCAAAATTCCCAAGActaagttatttaaataataatgtaatgtaattaaatattaaaatataacatttatatagaaaaaaatttgaaatgagaaaatgtttatttatttattaaaaataataataattacctaAATAACGTCGATTATTTCCGAAAGAGTAAGTCGGGACGTGGACATAGCAACACCACTGTCGCTGCTGCTTTGTACACTGCTATGATCATCAGTATCTGATTGATTACTCGTGTAACCAATTACATCCACTTCGTCtaaatcatcaaaaaaaaaatattaaaaatcaattaacaagtttaaaatttctaaaaaaaaacatgtataaaaaaaatacaaaccaGATTCTGAGATAGACGAGCTGCCCGTTGATCTATCAGAATTACGAGAACTACTGGCTGAACCAGTGGACGATACAGTGGTAACCGAGCATTCAGAAACGCTGCGTCTCTTGGAAATTAAAGCCGCAGCCGCAGCTGCAGCAACAGCCGCTGCGGAGCTACATGATGAGGTCGACGGCGCACTTGTGCTCAAACCATAAGTATTGCCCTCAAGGCCAGGAAATCCTCGTAGTGTAGCGAGGGTACTTGGTTGACCTGTTAGTTGCTCGAAGCGTCGCCTCAGGTATCGGTGCTCTCGTGCCAATTGCTCCTTGTGCGCGGCATGTTTTCGCTCTCGATCTTCTAagctctgaaaaaaaaaaaaaaaaaaaaaaaaaaaaaaaacaaccattaatttaattttaaatgactaTTAATGTCAACCCGTAAAATTTGATGGTACTATTATTATACCTCGTATGGGTGGTACCACCGGTAAAAGTAGTTTCTTACCTTGATAAATCGTTTGGCCTTGGTCAATAATCCAAGCGTTGTGTGTCTGGAAGTTTCAGCACCAAGAGGTACAAGAACTTTCAACTTTTCCAAACAATTTCTGAGGTGCGCTCGTCTAAAacataaaaacatttaaattaatgtgttgttaaaaataattttttttttatttacaagaaACATGATTGGAGTCATTATATGCTcgacataaatataaatatagatatagacATAGAGTGATAAGAAAAAAGGCTGAATGACGTGAAGTAAAGCAGAAATAAGAAGGCAAAAGTTACGAGGTTGTTTACAGTCAAGCGTCGAAGCGATCTAACTCATGGCCGGGCAATGCACTCTGCATCGTTGCCAAGCTTGGCCACAATAATCGCGCACTTGGCCGACGTTCGTCTCGCGGCCAGAATATGTCTGTTGTATCTACATGATGGCGGCTGCAAAGGCATTACATTGCAACCGATACAACACACGCGGTAGGAGTGCAGAAACATCAGCAGCACCCGCACGCCTTATACAGCCCCGGCCCAGAAACAGGAGATACACGCATAACCTTTGTCTCGTATATCATCCCACCGTGAGACTGTAATTGCAAGTCaactatttatttcatttattctctctcttttttattttttttattctatttctcTTCCTTCATTACTGTCGAGTTCTCCAATCAGGCTCGCCAGTCAACATCAacatcaacaacaacaacGAGATCATTGAGTGGCTCTACGCTCCGATCCACgtttattatattttccaTTTGGAGAATATTATCAATATCCATTCGCTGAAGAATCATTGCCTAAAATTTAAGGGG contains the following coding sequences:
- the LOC123271194 gene encoding max dimerization protein 1-like isoform X2 is translated as MSIAALLQAAEYIERREREAEHGYASTMPIPDDLRALAKRSKTKKSQGSRTTHNELEKNRRAHLRNCLEKLKVLVPLGAETSRHTTLGLLTKAKRFIKSLEDRERKHAAHKEQLAREHRYLRRRFEQLTGQPSTLATLRGFPGLEGNTYGLSTSAPSTSSCSSAAAVAAAAAAALISKRRSVSECSVTTVSSTGSASSSRNSDRSTGSSSISESDEVDVIGYTSNQSDTDDHSSVQSSSDSGVAMSTSRLTLSEIIDVI
- the LOC123271194 gene encoding max dimerization protein 1-like isoform X1, with amino-acid sequence MSIAALLQAAEYIERREREAEHGYASTMPIPDDLRALAKRSKTKKSQGSRTTHNELEKNRRAHLRNCLEKLKVLVPLGAETSRHTTLGLLTKAKRFIKSLEDRERKHAAHKEQLAREHRYLRRRFEQLTGQPSTLATLRGFPGLEGNTYGLSTSAPSTSSCSSAAAVAAAAAAALISKRRSVSECSVTTVSSTGSASSSRNSDRSTGSSSISESDEVDVIGYTSNQSDTDDHSSVQSSSDSGVAMSTSRLTLSEIIDNMF